The following DNA comes from Fundulus heteroclitus isolate FHET01 chromosome 1, MU-UCD_Fhet_4.1, whole genome shotgun sequence.
AAAGGTAGCCTATTTCTAAATAATAGGTGatcatattcttttttttctttgttttgtttttcatagaCAACAAATATGTATAATGTGAATATAGGCAATGGTGTTTTAGCTTTTAGAGACAGTTGGCCCTGCTTGGCATAATATCAGAAGCCCAAAATCCCAATACATCATATCCTATACTAATAGTATATTTAGACTTCTGACTTTGAAGAAAGCAATATATGATCTTTTATAAAAGTGTATCATTATTCTTGGTATTTAACAAATGaaatttgtttcagtaatttAAACTAACTTACTAAAACtggaaattgttttgttttcttttaatgacAGACAGTGAGAAAACAAATGGTTATATGAGCGTATGCAAATATCTAGTTTCAACTGTATGTATAATTACATTATCATTAGAATTGTACAGTCAAGCTAAACATTATTTTCAATTGACATATCCAGAATACTCTTAATCcaacagagggaaaaaaatatttgagctGGGAAGAACGTGACCTAGTGATTTAGAATTATAAGAGCTCCTCAGCAGTAAATATGTAATGTGTTATGGTAACTATGCAACATCTACAACATCATGTTTTGTTAACATCTGGCTTTGACTATGGCAAGAGAAGAATTTCAATAGTTGATCAGGATATCACTATCGATcgtgttctttttattttttcttttaactgtgACACAAACCTTTAAGTCTTAATGCTGCACATAACCACAATACAGTCTTTGACATGTGTGACCTGCCATAACCAGGTCACACTTTGAGGCCCTTTAAGATTAAAATCTACAGATTCGCCACACAAACATCCAGCGCCCCGACAGCTTTGAGTCTGCAGCAACAGTTTATCAGCAACACCTGATGTCCTGGCTGCCGCTGTGGAACAAAATGATAAGCTATGAAGACCAAAAGGGCGTGAAAGGAGTTGTCACCGACCACAGCCAACTGTTGACGACAATATTGTCAATAGGGGGATATGATACAAGCAAACTCAGTTTATAGTCAACAGTATTCTGCACACAAACTAGTGTGAGGACAGGAAATGCTTTTCTTCtcaaccctaaaataagataaggaAACGGGGCAATAATCAGACAAGTTAGGTTAGGTTTggatgtttattatttttgaatgtATTGAATGGCATTTGTGACTCAAAATTATCTTCCTTTGCACTCGCACGCACGCTCATacagaaatacacaaagaaatcccaccagagagacaaacaatGAGCAATTATTCCAAAAGCCCTTTAAACATAAATCTCTTTTCACACAATTTCAACTTCATACAGCATTTCAACCAACCCCTGGCACAAAAATGTAAACGTATGCACACTCTAAATGGAGTGCCAACCACAAGTAAACTTGTTAAGATACCAAACATATGTTTATAGTGCTAAATGTGGATTTTTGCACTCTCTAGTGACGTCTTATGGTACTAATATACTGTGAAATACAACCAGATTTCACAATTGTGCTAGAACACTACTTTTTTCCATTAGGAAAAAATATGTTCTGATTGGTTTTTCAAGTAGAGATAAAAGTCAACCcgtgtgctgtttttttttttttttttttttttttactctcactGGAGAGCTGGGAACAAGtctgatttttaaatttaaattgtgCAGCAAGAATACATTTGAAGTACAAACAACTGACACTCTTGATTATAAGgatactttgtttttactgtgCGTGAAGCCTCCAACAGACTGAGGAAAGTagcttatttttaatttcatagttgGAGAGCAACAGTTAGGGAGCTGTTTCTGAGCAGATAGCACCCATTCGAATTTATTATTGCACAAAATGTAAGGCTCACAGAGGCCTCACTGTCCGGCCTCGTTTACTGCAATCAACACTTCCGTTTTACTTCTTCCCGTTTTAGACTGTCCACTCCTCTCATCTCTtatctttttcagttttctttctttcagtttATATGAATAATCTAACTATTTACTTTAACCTTTCTACTATACTTTCCACTAAACCCAGGGATATTGTATTGGACCACTCTTACAGCTTGCAAGCAGCAATTTCCTGTCAGGAAGTTTTTATAGAGCTAGTTTGACGATACTGTCACCTTAACACCAACATAAAACCAACGTTTAGCTTAAGATGGAGTGCATACTTCAAATTTTAGTCCAACACACCACAGGCAACCCCGACATGATGCAGATTTCTTAATGTTTGGCCAATCAAAGAAATTTAGCAAAACTACCTTTCTTTCACCAATTTTCAAACAAGATTCCTCGATTAGTTGTAAAAACGATCACCGGTTTCTAGCCCAGCGTCCtcttctccacagctttattTCTCCCCCGATCCAGTCCCGCCTTCCCCTTTCCCATCCCTCTCTCTGATGGGCACAAGACACCAAACACATGGAAAATAAACGTCTTCAGGGTTTCTTCGTTACCCTGCTACAGAATGGATTTGGCACACAATGACTGACACCTCACTCTAGTGAGCGGAGGTGATATCACTTGAGTCCCTCGTCTGTGGTTTTGAACATGAGGATGGCGTTGGAGATCTTGAGGGCGGGCCCCAGCTTGATGCTCATGATTTTCACAATGTCGGTCTGGGTGAGCAGCAGCAAAGCTTCCCCATCAATCATCTGCCAGAAACACAGGGAACAAGTCAAGAGTCAAGGACAGGGTTTGGTGGGTTTTTGTGTGCCAACAACAGGGATTGGTGTCTAAGTAACCCTCAAATATGTGATTTTGTAACCATTTTTTCCTCAAGGTCATAAAGAATCTGCAGCTCCCATTTAAAAGAGATGGTTATTGTTTTCACTCAAGAGGCCGTCAGAGTCTCTGCTGAACACGTGTCGACTGAGTTTTTCTAAACCAAGAAAGTGAAACAGTTTGAATCGTttgattattttgttgtttcaaGTAGTAAGCATTGCATTATGACTTATGGTCATCGCTTGATTACAAAGATACTCCGGTCCACTTACAAagacaaattatatatatatatatatatatatatatatatatatatatatatatatatatatatatatatatatatatatatatatatatatatatatatatatatatattctaaaaGCTGCAAAATTGACTTTGTAGGAAAGGCCCAGTTGTTGCACATTATCATCATGTGGTGGTCATACCTCCTCTTTAAAGAGACGAGCCTGTTCTTCACAGCCAGTCAAATTCTGGACGAACCTGAAGACCTGAGGATCCGACAAATGACACGCGAAACCATCAAAAACGAAGACAATGGTGAACAAACGAACAGGAAGATTACGTTGCGTCATGTGCCGACCTCATCAACGCTCCATGTCGCCACCTGGCTGGCGTGGATGCCCTGAACTCCAGGCAGCAGCTTACAGTGCTgctcccagcagagagacagagtCCGGTCTGACTGACCGCTCAGAGCCGACATGAACAGGGATGGATACACTCCCTCTGAGGACATGTCTGCAGACAAGgggcacataaaaaaaaaaaaacactaaactgGCTGgggattaaaacacagcacaggGATGGAAATGGGCTCCACAGAAAAAAGTTCAGACAGTTTtgatttccaaacaaaatgcaaactttacttcCATCCGAAAAGAGAACTTTGGACCACAGAGAAAcgatcttgttcttttttttttcaatagccCAGACCTCTTCCACAATACAGCCTTATTTTGTTTCCCCTTACCTTAAATAATTAGATAAATGCTATGCagattatgtttaaaaatgaaaacagacaaaacctTACTCTGGTAGTCCCTCTGCTGGTTCTTTCTGTATTTGGGCGGACGGccaatcctttaaaaaaaacaggaaaatatttgTATGTGAAACAAAAGGAATCTTGCTGCCATTAGAGCTACGTGTATGTGCAGCCATTGGTTTTTACCTGCCACGGTAATGGGTTTTCTTAGTCCTCTGGCCGAAGAAGAGATTTCTCTTGCACTCGGAGTCGGACAGGTCGGCCTTCAGCCGGCCCTGATTGCGCTCCGCCAGCGGACAGCCAGATATGCAGTGATGTGCCGTGAAGCGACCGGTCACATGACCTGAACCATCACAACCTGGAGTTGgacacttcctgttttcaaagACAGAGCGCCAGATGAAAATCCACATTCAGAGCAGTTCAGGGATATGTGCACATTTTAccaggttttatatttttaatatcattTTCAGCATCTAGATAGTCTGAATGTTAGATGTTGAATGCAttcaaatatattcaaatatatCTCCAAGTTCttagaatagaaaaaaatgacTCCAGTgtgtaacataaaaatatttatgtttcaATTTTAATCGTTAAGAAATTAAGTAAAATCATCAGCTCACGGCAGACTTTGCTTTGATTACGCCTCAAAAAGCTTCTTGTACATTTAGTCTCTACAGAGGAATAAACTGTTTTGTTTAGAATATTAATTTCCTCTGTACAAAGGtctctaaaacttttttttttaccctttaacatttacttttacaaacacacttttgactccattttcctttttattcaaattttatttttcggATGTTCCTCTTTGCTCCACATTTTGTGTTTGCATCTTCCTTCTTAACACCACAAAACTAAGTTTCAGTGTAAAGCATACGGAGCAGAAAATGGTTTAAATCCAGTTTTGTTACTGTGGATAAATGAGCCGGTTAGCTCAGTGCTGACCTGTTGTGAAAACTGTACTTGTTGGTTCTGGGGTGGCTGATGGGTTTGCAGGGAACCGTGGCAGGGTAGGTGTTCTGGCCCAGAGCAGGAGGCTCTCTCACACCTAAATGTTTACCAAATAAAATGGTGAATAATGGTGACATGaccagagaaaaataaaaagaggttGTTACCCTAAATCCTGAATGGAACAcggtgctggaaaaaaaaaaatattggccCTGTTACAGATTTCCTCTGTCTTTacccttctttttttcttttttttttagactaaaatgtttcagatcatcatttttgatatcagaaaaaaataacctgagtAAAACAGAAGATGGTTTCATCTATAAGGGGGAGAAGAGCTATCTAAACCAACCTGGCTCTTTTTGGAAAAGGATTTGTTCCCTAAACCTGCTAACTGGTTGGAGCACCCTTTGCAGCAACAGCTGCCATCAAGTATTTATGATAACTAATAATCAGTCTTTTACATCTATGTGGAGGAATATTTTGCCCTCTCCGCTTTGGAGAACTGGTTTAATTCAGCAACATTGGAGGACTCTGGAGATTAAATGGCCTTTTTGAGGTCACAGTACTGCGTCTCAGTCGAATTTATCTCCAGGCTTTGAATAGGTCAcctaaaaacctttttgtttttttgtgttgcagAGCTGCACTTGCTCGTGTTGTTTGAATCactgtcctgctgcataactAAACATCACCTGAGCTTAAGGCCATCAactgatggctggacattctcCTTTAGGATTTTCTGCTGGAGAGCTGAATTCATAATTCAGTTGCAGCTAATCGTCCAGGTCCTTAAACAGCaaagttaaaatgttctttatctaaaatgtTAGTTTAACCTAGGAGGTATCGAGGTGCACACCTTCCAGAAAGTTCCACTTTTGCCTCATTAGCCCAAAacatcccccccacccccccgaaCTTTTGGGAATtattaagagttttattttggGTAAATTGGAGATggacttttatgtttttggttGATCAGTAGTGCTTTTCCCCTTGGAAATCTCCCCGTCGCCATTGATGCTCAGTCCCTCTTATAGTTGAATCATGGATCTTAACTGAGGCCTGGAGAGCTCTAGACATTTCTCTGGgttcttttccctcttggatgAGTCGTTGATGTGGTCTTGGAGTATTTTTTAGTCAGCCGGTCATTCCTGGGAATGTTCCTGACTGTTTCAGCTCTTGCTGTAGTTCACTGGAGCCTggaagccttagaaatggctttgtaactctttccaaacagaaaaatctgaatGGTCTTGTTTCTCGTGTATAACTGAGGCATTATGTGTTGCTTTTGAGATGTTGTAGCCTAATTCCTCTTGTCAGACagattatatttaaattatatgtttattttacagtaatcTGGCCTGGgaaactaaacaaataaatgtggttTGTCACAGTTATGTCATGATTTAACACGGAGGGAAGGTAGAGCCAGGGTTGTTTGGATAGCCCTTTTACTTAACAAATGATATAAAGGACATTATTTGAAACCTTTTTGTGGATTATCTTTGcctattttcttatttattttgttgatgaCCTGAAACAATTAAGagttacagaaaatgaaaagagaagaaatctGGAAGGATGTGGTATTGTGTATGGAAGCTTAGGGTATCTGCAAATGATAAAAACACGTTTTCTAAGTTGCATCTTTCAAAGCAAGACGCAGTCATGAGTTCCTGTTGTTACCATGTGGTTGGTGACTTTTAGCATCCCGAGGAGGAACTTTCAGGGGGTGACCTGTCGCTTCGCACCAGCCTGCTGGGTGGATGTCTGGGTGATCGGAGTCCATCCACTCATCGTAGACGTGACTCCAACCATCATAATGCACCtggcaaaagaaaaaacaaacagcagtgtAGTCCAGAGAACTGAGCCAATTTAAAGGCAGCCGTGGGTGTATATCAAATCACATAGGAGCACTACTAAAATAAAGATTAGTACCTTAATGCGGTTGGTCTCTACTTCTTCCACTGTGGCCACTCTGATCAGACCAGGACTTCTCTTGTCCACGGCCTCCAGTTTCATCTGAGGCTGGAAGCTGTGAGGAGGCCTCTGCAGACCGAGCAGAGGATGTTGCAAAAACCGACTTATAGCAAACAGGTCCAGCACAATCTACGTCAGCTGTgcagaaaaacagctttttttatattctcACCACTTTAAAGGCATCCGCCGCCACAGCCTTAGAACCGGTCTCCTCCAGGTACCGAGACCAGGAAAACTGCCCGGGGTCAGGATAATCTAGtgcagcaaaaaatatatataaataaaaaaagcacctTTTAAAAGGTATGAATATGTACTTTTCACTCCCTacctatattttttttttcgtgtaGTATCTTTCCAAAAATCATATCAGCAATGTGTGATGTTTCTTTTCTAATTACAGCTTCTTAAAACATACAGGGCaaatatcttttcttttttttttcttttttttgtctaaacgTAAGAAGAATGTTCCTTTACACTTACATGAATCAGACCAAATGTCTAATTTACAAAAGCAAAACGTGATCAGCATAAATGCACGGACATGACGGAAAGCTAAAGGCGGTTGCTTTAGGCGTCTGTGATCTATCTGCACCATGAGAACAGTTAATTATTAATTACTGGTAATAATTGAATTACATTTTATCTATACAGCGTCAAATCCCCACACATGTCATCTGTAATGGTGTGCTGGTCACCTTGGGGTGGTGTTAGCGGAAGGTTCCTCTCCTGGCACCAACCAACAGGATGAATATACGGGCTGCTGGCGTCACACCTGCACAGGTTAACACCAGAACAAGCTGAGCGCGGGAGAAACAAAACTCCTTGGAGCTTAGATTGAAGAACATTTGCGGGGACAGAAGTGAAGCCTGACTCAGTAACTGCAGTGGCCGTTCAAGAAAGTAGAACTAGACTTTTTTATGAATGGACTGGAAATGTCAAACAAAAGATTTATTAATTCTGGCATTCTACGTGGTTATCAAGATATTGCTGATAGGATGAAAGAGCAACTCCTTCACCAATATGTTGCCCTATTCATACCTATGCATTGCAGGTTTGCCCCCTCCCAAACCCCACCTCACCTGCCAATGGAAAGTTAGCTTCCTAACTAACAACCAGCAGCGGATGAGGCTAAGGAGCATCTTCTCTCACCCTAGAGCAATTACAATTCGATTTAATAtctataaataaagcatttctTATGCATATACCTAAAGTATTGTGTATTTGCTTATTCTTTTGTTGGATTTCTGTGAATAATTGAGATAAAAGTGATAAAATGATCAAATCTCAAACTCAGTTTAATAGTATGAAATCATCttagagtttttcttttctatttcaattgattttagttttaatcCTTGTTTGGGTTCCGTTAACTCTTATGACAGATTAACTCTAAGTGACGTCCAGCTTATTATTTTTTGGAGTCGTGTGCAgcactgtgaaaaagtattttcctcTTTACAGATTAATTCtgttttgggctttttttgtCACGCTCTCACACTATCAGCTCATTAAAAGGCTTTAATATCAGGCTAacataacctgagtaaatacaaaatgcaattttaaaaTTGAGAACTGCATTTCATAACATAAGGAACAGCGGGTAACCTTCCCAGAAGTGTCCGGAGaaccaaaattaaaaataaatgtcatatATAGGTGGACGTGTGGTGTAGTGGTAGAGCAGACGACTCATATAAGATTATATGTTATACTATATATACTATGTTATATTATACTATTAGACCTAGACGTAGCCGCCCAGGGTCGATTCCTGACCTTTGGACCTTTTGCTACATGTCTTCCCCTTCTCTCTTTGCCCACTACCTGtggtttttgtaaataaaggcCAATAgtggcacacaaaaaaacattttaaattaaaaagttgcAAAATGATGAAAGCTGAAAAGACAAAGGCGTAAAATGACCAGGAAACTCCAGGAGCCTACCAGTAGTCATATGTATCATCCCAGTTGTCGAAATGAACCAGGAAGCGGTCGTCCACCAAGTCTGTGACGGTTGCGACGCAGATGAGCGAAGGATTCATCCGGTCTACGGCCTCCAGCTTCATTCCTGTCTCGAAGCCACACTTCACATCCATCTAAACAaaagtgtaaaaacaaacagaaaggaaTCAGTTTTTCTATagctatagaaaaaaaaacacgtcatgATTGTGGAAAACTATATCAAATTTCACCATTTTCTCTTCATTAATCTCCATAATAACAGCATTTATGTGTAGCTGCCAGTTTCCAGCACTAAATCTCTCAGCTCATGTTTGTCGTTGGTACAGTCAGCATGAATCATACCATAGAGCGGCGCTTACCCTCCCAGGACTGGCAAAAAGTTCTTTGGGAGCGACTTGAGCTTTAGTCATCCTCAGATAGTTGGTCCATGTGAACTCCTCCTCCTTACAGCCTGCAGGAAAAAACATTATCAAGTTATCATTTGGGGAAACAGCAAACGCATTAGCTTTCAACCCTTTACAAATAATTAACCTTCTTTTTATATCATTTTTTACACTTATTCTATAAATAGTATATTGTTTCTTTGTAGcaattactttaaaaagttaaattttttttaactgacaaGAACTACGTATTTTCCTATTGCTCACACacaagcattttatttctttttgagcAACTTTAAAGTGTATTCAGTACAGATGGTTTACTGTTttgttggctttgtttttctctagTTAAAccgcaaaacttttttttcccagctttAATTTTTGCTGATTGtgaataattatatttttggaAAGAGCCAAATATTGAGCAAAGATCCAGCCGCTCTGTGAAAGCTTCTaaggtttgttagaaaacattagtgaacagaCGGCGTCCAAGgaagacagcagacaggccagtTAATATCCCAAAGTgttcaaactgaaaatgaaaataaaattgcaaaCCCACCAGGACATGGATGCCCACCTAAAGTTAAAGGCTGGGTGAGGGCAACGCCgaccagagaagcagccaagaggctcatTGTAACTCTGCGGGTGCTGCAGAGTTCTCCTACTAGCAGTGCACGCCACACATATGGTCCCCATAGACGtttggcaagaagaaagctacAGTGTAATGGCggaacccgatattcaaacCGGACACGGCGTTGTGTTGTGAAAGATTTATTGTAGAGGGTGGAGATGACAGGCAGAACTGGCTGGTAAAGGCAGCAGATGACTGAAACATGTAGACCAGGTGACGACGATGAGGGATGACCAGAGTAACAGCTGATGAATCCCCCCAGAGAGGGCAGGGTGAGCACTAGATCCAGCCAAGACGCAGGCGGTGAGCAGAGCCGTACTGGCAGGGAGTCGCTgtgtgaggcaggtataagtagctGGAGTCACAGGTGGACCGACTTGGAGTTCATTAGGCAGTGGCAGGTGAAGCTGATAATGGTGGCAGAGTGGTGCACGGACTGGGGAAGGATCAATCAgcccaaaaacacaagaaaaggcAAAATCATGACACACTGTTGATAATAAAATGTAACCTAATGATGCACTTCGCCTTAATGCTCCCTCATTTCCACAGTGAAAAACAGTTGTGGCAACGTCACgctgtggggctgtttttcttcaacagggCCACGGTTTATAGGAAGACAGATGAATCTAAAGACAGGGTAAGCCTCCATGACAAAatgttagaagctgcaaaagatttgagaccttccagcaggacaacgaccccaaacatacaaccagagctgaATCAAAGCATAGTCTAGTGTTAGAATGgcacagtcaaagtccagacttcacTAAAACTGTAAAATCGGAGACGTTCTCAGTTCAACCTGACCGAGCTTCAGCTGTGTTGCAAAGAAACTGGGCAAAAGAATCCGCCTGTAGATGTGCAAACCTGTCGTAGCCGAAGACTTGCAGGTGTGGCTGCGGTAAAAGGTAGTTGTTGATTATAGGGGCACCAAATACAAatacagttgttgttgttttttttcatttttaatacaagggtttttaaaaccatgtattctttttccttccactttacagttGCACTAGGTCATATTAATCTGTAACATAAATCCTAATGAACCACAATGTGGCCACTGATTGAGAACTGCATCAAattatatacaaaaataaagtgtttaaaaatatatattttttttttctttaaattaggcAAAATTTATAACAAGCAAGGTAAGGAAATATGTCGTACAAAAGATTTACttggtcaaaataaaaaataaaaaccacaactgCGGGTCATGAAAATTCCCTGAATGTGCTCTTTGGTTTGGTGGATTGCTATGGCTCACAGACGgcatgacctctgacctttgGGGGTGTGCAGCTTGTGTCCTGTGCTCTCACACCAGCCTGCGGGGTGGATATCGGGAGAGTTGGCATTCACCCAGAAGTCGTGACAGTCAGAGTAACCGTCAAAGTGGAGCCGCAGCCGGTAACCGCACACCTGCATGGGTGCGGCACAAATCACTCATTAGAGCAACGAAAGCTGGAGGAGGCCACCTGACCTGACCATGCACTCCGAAGAGTCTCTGAATGAACTCTTAATCGACGGTAAACGTAGTGGCCTTTGAGAGTCATAGACTGTGTAATTGGCTGTCTGGTTCACCTCAGCCACGGTGAGGACGAAGTACATGGACGGATGCTGCGGGT
Coding sequences within:
- the LOC105936399 gene encoding lethal(3)malignant brain tumor-like protein 1 isoform X2 gives rise to the protein MSGKTNMEAQSKEPDGTPTEPLPSSGGETILICDSVAKKPRAQPHTTTTTTALLLQAPPGHQKVELTQALAVANPGKGSRPNEITAPTLTAQVGGACSIVHVLEWKEGMAILPSSNLKFCVSDVGTLSTLITPGTATGGPTDPAAGTSGRSIEAERAPDKPAPELSVPVVAVRAAAVEPERLVPVKPEVQVGPEQQNHDPRAQRSYVEELRRDPVLDKRSISVEKVPAGGRVSSLNPDHMKPMRKRKRKEYLSPSDEDSDMDGTDEKMDYSKADGRHIRGGGDSKTEEWTWAQYLEETKSVAAPNKLFHQAQRVPTVKNGFKQGMKLEGIDPQHPSMYFVLTVAEVCGYRLRLHFDGYSDCHDFWVNANSPDIHPAGWCESTGHKLHTPKGCKEEEFTWTNYLRMTKAQVAPKELFASPGRMDVKCGFETGMKLEAVDRMNPSLICVATVTDLVDDRFLVHFDNWDDTYDYWCDASSPYIHPVGWCQERNLPLTPPQDYPDPGQFSWSRYLEETGSKAVAADAFKVRPPHSFQPQMKLEAVDKRSPGLIRVATVEEVETNRIKVHYDGWSHVYDEWMDSDHPDIHPAGWCEATGHPLKVPPRDAKSHQPHGVREPPALGQNTYPATVPCKPISHPRTNKYSFHNRKCPTPGCDGSGHVTGRFTAHHCISGCPLAERNQGRLKADLSDSECKRNLFFGQRTKKTHYRGRIGRPPKYRKNQQRDYQNMSSEGVYPSLFMSALSGQSDRTLSLCWEQHCKLLPGVQGIHASQVATWSVDEVFRFVQNLTGCEEQARLFKEEMIDGEALLLLTQTDIVKIMSIKLGPALKISNAILMFKTTDEGLK
- the LOC105936399 gene encoding lethal(3)malignant brain tumor-like protein 1 isoform X1 yields the protein MSGKTNMEAQSKEPDGTPTEPLPSSGGETILICDSVAKKPRAQPHTTTTTTALLLQGMNALFPAAPPGHQKVELTQALAVANPGKGSRPNEITAPTLTAQVGGACSIVHVLEWKEGMAILPSSNLKFCVSDVGTLSTLITPGTATGGPTDPAAGTSGRSIEAERAPDKPAPELSVPVVAVRAAAVEPERLVPVKPEVQVGPEQQNHDPRAQRSYVEELRRDPVLDKRSISVEKVPAGGRVSSLNPDHMKPMRKRKRKEYLSPSDEDSDMDGTDEKMDYSKADGRHIRGGGDSKTEEWTWAQYLEETKSVAAPNKLFHQAQRVPTVKNGFKQGMKLEGIDPQHPSMYFVLTVAEVCGYRLRLHFDGYSDCHDFWVNANSPDIHPAGWCESTGHKLHTPKGCKEEEFTWTNYLRMTKAQVAPKELFASPGRMDVKCGFETGMKLEAVDRMNPSLICVATVTDLVDDRFLVHFDNWDDTYDYWCDASSPYIHPVGWCQERNLPLTPPQDYPDPGQFSWSRYLEETGSKAVAADAFKVRPPHSFQPQMKLEAVDKRSPGLIRVATVEEVETNRIKVHYDGWSHVYDEWMDSDHPDIHPAGWCEATGHPLKVPPRDAKSHQPHGVREPPALGQNTYPATVPCKPISHPRTNKYSFHNRKCPTPGCDGSGHVTGRFTAHHCISGCPLAERNQGRLKADLSDSECKRNLFFGQRTKKTHYRGRIGRPPKYRKNQQRDYQNMSSEGVYPSLFMSALSGQSDRTLSLCWEQHCKLLPGVQGIHASQVATWSVDEVFRFVQNLTGCEEQARLFKEEMIDGEALLLLTQTDIVKIMSIKLGPALKISNAILMFKTTDEGLK